The Streptomyces cadmiisoli genome has a segment encoding these proteins:
- a CDS encoding methyltransferase domain-containing protein yields the protein MSSTLGVPVPDQAAYMLRAAAGDAGRAYKQQLLDLLDIQPGQTVLDAGCGPGTDLPALARRAGTHGTVIGVDRDPAMLVHARERTHGLDQVQIREGDIHALPVEPGTVDRAKTDRVLMHVAEPADALAQLHRATRPGARVGLAEPDWDTLIVDAEDLETSRAFTRYTTAEVVRNATIGRSLARLAEQAGFRTEAVLATTPVFRDFQDADHTLGLGRIMQRAVDEGHIDRDRGRRWFSSLSDGPFYASFTLVSVVCVR from the coding sequence ATGTCATCGACTCTTGGTGTGCCCGTCCCGGACCAGGCCGCCTACATGTTGCGCGCCGCCGCCGGAGACGCCGGCCGGGCCTACAAGCAGCAGTTGCTCGACCTGCTGGACATCCAGCCCGGCCAGACCGTCCTGGACGCGGGATGCGGGCCGGGTACCGATCTGCCGGCGCTGGCCCGGCGTGCCGGGACACATGGCACCGTGATCGGCGTCGACCGCGACCCGGCCATGCTGGTCCACGCCCGCGAACGCACACACGGCCTGGACCAGGTGCAGATCCGTGAGGGCGACATCCACGCCCTGCCCGTCGAGCCGGGCACGGTGGACCGCGCCAAGACCGACCGTGTCCTCATGCATGTCGCCGAACCCGCCGACGCACTGGCGCAGTTGCACCGTGCGACCCGGCCGGGCGCGCGGGTCGGCCTCGCCGAACCCGACTGGGACACCCTGATCGTCGACGCCGAGGACCTTGAGACAAGCCGCGCCTTCACCCGATACACCACCGCCGAAGTGGTGCGTAACGCGACCATCGGACGCAGCCTGGCACGCCTGGCCGAACAGGCCGGATTCCGCACGGAAGCGGTACTCGCCACGACACCGGTCTTCCGGGACTTCCAGGACGCCGACCACACGCTCGGCCTCGGCCGCATCATGCAGAGGGCCGTCGACGAGGGCCACATCGACCGGGACCGCGGCCGACGCTGGTTCAGCAGCCTCTCCGACGGCCCGTTCTACGCGTCATTCACGCTGGTCAGCGTGGTCTGCGTCCGCTGA